One window from the genome of Clupea harengus chromosome 19, Ch_v2.0.2, whole genome shotgun sequence encodes:
- the scin gene encoding adseverin has product MAAQYNMVDDGTGETQIWRVESSGRVAIDPKEYGHFYGGDCYIILYTYKRGQIIYTWQGSSSTRDELTASAFLTVNLDRSLGDSAVQVRVTQGKEPTHLLSLFKARPLVVYRNGTSRHGGQSAPPPTRLFQVRRNLASVTRIAEVEAAAGSLNSNDAYLLRMEGGRGVVWVGRGASPEEEAGAQYISQVLQCSDITRFKEGQETGEFWAALGGKMEYQTSERLESQTNCHTPRLFACSNKTGRFVIEEVPGEWSQDDLAEDDVMLLDVWDQVFIWIGKDANEVERTESLKSAKAYIETDPSGRDRGTPVVLVKQAHEPPTFTGWFLAWDAARWDGDHVARRLKSLNVQ; this is encoded by the exons ATGGCAGCGCAGTACAACATGGTGGACGACGGGACAGGAgagacccag ATCTGGAGAGTTGAGAGCAGTGGCCGAGTGGCGATCGACCCGAAGGAGTACGGCCACTTCTACGGCGGCGACTGTTACATAATCCTGTACACTTACAAGAGGGGACAGATCATCTAcacctg gcagggcTCCAGCAGTACTCGTGATGAGCTCACAGCTTCAGCCTTCCTCACTGTGAATCTGGACCGGTCACTAGGAGACAGTGCTGTGCAg gtgagggtgACTCAGGGGAAGGAGCCTACCCACCTGTTGAGTCTCTTTAAGGCCCGCCCCCTGGTGGTCTATCGCAACGGGACGTCCCGTCACGGAGGGCAGAgcgccccgccccccacacGCCTCTTCCAGGTGCGCCGCAACCTGGCCAGCGTCACGCGCATCgctgag GTGGAGGCGGCGGCGGGGAGCCTGAACTCGAACGATGCGTACCTGctgaggatggagggggggcggggggtggtgtgggtggggcggggggcCAGCCCGGAGGAGGAGGCCGGAGCGCAGTACATCAGCCAGGTGCTCCAGTGCTCCGACATCACACGCTTCAAAGAAGGacaggagacag gtgagttCTGGGCAGCTCTAGGGGGAAAGATGGAGTATCAGACCTCTGAGCGTCTGGAGAGTCAGACCAACTGCCACACGCCCCGCCTCTTTGCCTGCTCCAATAAGACTGGCAGGTTTGTG ATTGAGGAAGTGCCGGGGGAGTGGTCTCAGGATGACCTCGCTGAGGATGACGTCATGCTTCTGGACGTCTGGGATCAG gtgtttATATGGATTGGGAAAGATGCTAATGAGGTGGAGAGGACCGAATCACTGAAATCAG CGAAGGCCTACATTGAGACGGACCCGTCGGGTCGGGACAGAGGCACGCCAGTGGTTCTGGTCAAGCAGGCCCACGAGCCGCCCACCTTCACCGGCTGGTTCCTGGCGTGGGACGCGGCGCGCTGGGACGGCGATCACGTGGCACGGCGTCTGAAGTCCCTCAACGTCCAGTAG
- the arl4ab gene encoding ADP-ribosylation factor-like 4ab: MGNGLSERPALLPSCLPSFQALHIVILGLDCAGKTTVLYRLRFNEFVNTVPTKGFNTEKVRVPLGGGGRSAAWCHFWDVGGQEKLRPLWRSYTRRADGLVFVVDSVDAERMEEAKTELHKITRLHDNLGVPVLVVANKQDLRAALPLHQVERLLALGELGTHTPWHLQPACAIIGDGLLEGMQRLHAMIMKRRKTRRQQKKRKR; this comes from the coding sequence ATGGGCAACGGGTTATCGGAGCGTCCGGCGCTGCTGCCCTCCTGCCTGCCCTCCTTCCAGGCGCTGCACATCGTCATCCTGGGCCTGGACTGCGCGGGCAAGACCACGGTGCTCTACCGCCTGCGCTTCAACGAGTTCGTCAACACCGTGCCCACCAAGGGCTTCAACACGGAGAAGGTGCGCGTGCCACTGGGGGGCGGCGGGCGCTCGGCGGCGTGGTGCCACTTCTGGGACGTGGGCGGGCAGGAGAAGCTGCGCCCGCTCTGGCGCTCGTACACGCGCCGCGCCGACGGCCTGGTGTTCGTGGTGGACTCGGTGGACGCCGAGCGCATGGAGGAGGCCAAGACGGAGCTGCACAAGATCACGCGTCTCCACGACAACCTGGGCGTGCCCGTGCTGGTGGTCGCCAACAAGCAGGACCTGCGCGCCGCTCTGCCCCTCCACCAGGTGGAGCGCCTGCTGGCGCTGGGCGagctgggcacacacacgccctggcACCTCCAGCCCGCCTGCGCCATCATCGGAGACGGCCTGCTGGAGGGCATGCAGCGGCTCCACGCCATGAtcatgaagaggaggaagacgaggcggcagcagaagaagaggaagagatga